A part of Polyangiaceae bacterium genomic DNA contains:
- a CDS encoding site-specific DNA-methyltransferase, with protein MGRSDTQQSSLFAGLVEEAPRLGADAQLRFDLAQTDAVEWLRTLEDQSVDLVITDPPYESLEKHRAVGTTTRLKHSKASSNDWFQIFPNARFPELFAEVHRVLKKHRHFYLFCDQETMFAAKPIAEAQGFRFWKPLVWDKQKIGMGYHYRSRYEFILFFEKGKRKLNDLGVPDVLSFPRIHKGYPTEKPAELSEVLVSQSTAPGELVVDPFCGSGSAGVAALRQGRHFMGSDICDEAIKISKQRLTEAGGQATHGLSRWRTD; from the coding sequence ATGGGCAGGAGTGACACTCAACAGTCGAGTCTGTTCGCCGGATTGGTAGAGGAGGCCCCACGCCTCGGAGCTGACGCTCAGCTGCGCTTCGACCTCGCGCAGACGGATGCCGTGGAGTGGCTGCGCACTCTCGAGGATCAGAGCGTGGATCTGGTGATCACGGATCCTCCCTACGAGTCACTGGAGAAGCACCGTGCGGTGGGCACCACCACGCGTTTGAAGCACAGCAAGGCTTCCAGCAACGACTGGTTTCAGATCTTCCCCAACGCACGTTTCCCCGAGCTGTTCGCGGAAGTCCATCGCGTGCTGAAGAAGCACCGCCACTTCTACCTGTTCTGCGATCAGGAGACGATGTTCGCCGCCAAACCGATCGCGGAGGCTCAAGGCTTTCGCTTCTGGAAGCCGCTCGTCTGGGACAAGCAGAAGATCGGGATGGGGTACCACTACCGATCTCGGTATGAGTTCATCCTGTTCTTCGAAAAGGGCAAGCGAAAGCTCAACGACTTGGGCGTGCCGGACGTCTTGTCCTTTCCTCGGATCCACAAGGGTTACCCCACGGAAAAGCCCGCGGAGCTGTCAGAGGTCCTGGTCAGTCAAAGCACCGCTCCGGGGGAGCTGGTGGTTGACCCATTTTGCGGTTCCGGTTCGGCTGGAGTCGCGGCGCTACGCCAAGGGCGCCACTTCATGGGATCGGACATTTGCGACGAGGCGATCAAGATTTCCAAGCAGCGCTTGACAGAGGCCGGGGGGCAGGCGACTCACGGCCTCTCGCGCTGGAGGACGGATTGA